A single Streptomyces mirabilis DNA region contains:
- a CDS encoding FUSC family protein gives MPVKHIRNAYEAALTMTAVLLSYSLALWLEDTAALHTDVLVLAVALTLTLARTQRTAGARGRLMACVLLPALAGAATLLGHLIADHYALGAAVFTLAISLPIWIRRFGPAATKAGTLMTLPLVALLVVPGPALPPRAQSALVSWGWSAVIGLLACGCVWLVQMSADRLGPWQPDPEPHRLRRASRLRPVPSTRMAWQMAAAVAAAFTLGRLLFDHHWPWMVLTVYVVASGNRGRDDVIRKGVERLVGACAGTLLATAVAAAGITGRTSVVLIFAVLAVALWLRPLNYAYWAAGMTTALSLLLGYFGQDAQDLLPTRLGAIAVGAVLAVASACCVLPVPRRRTPAPSPA, from the coding sequence ATGCCCGTCAAACACATACGCAATGCTTACGAAGCAGCGCTGACCATGACGGCCGTGCTGCTCTCCTACTCCCTCGCCCTGTGGCTGGAGGACACCGCCGCACTGCACACGGACGTCCTCGTCCTCGCGGTCGCGCTGACCCTCACCCTGGCCCGCACCCAACGGACCGCCGGTGCCCGCGGTCGCCTCATGGCCTGCGTCCTGCTGCCCGCCCTGGCCGGTGCGGCGACCCTGCTCGGCCACCTGATCGCCGACCACTACGCACTCGGCGCCGCGGTGTTCACCCTCGCCATCTCCTTGCCCATCTGGATCCGCCGCTTCGGTCCGGCCGCGACGAAGGCGGGCACGCTGATGACGTTGCCGCTGGTCGCCCTGCTCGTCGTCCCCGGCCCCGCGCTGCCGCCCAGGGCCCAGAGCGCGCTGGTGAGCTGGGGCTGGTCGGCGGTGATCGGGCTGCTGGCATGCGGCTGCGTCTGGCTGGTCCAGATGTCCGCCGACCGCCTCGGCCCCTGGCAGCCCGACCCGGAGCCGCACCGCCTCCGACGAGCCTCCCGACTGCGCCCCGTCCCCAGCACCCGCATGGCATGGCAGATGGCCGCCGCCGTCGCCGCGGCCTTCACCCTCGGACGGCTCCTCTTCGACCACCACTGGCCGTGGATGGTCCTGACCGTGTACGTGGTCGCGAGTGGCAACCGCGGCCGCGACGACGTCATACGCAAGGGAGTCGAGCGCCTGGTCGGCGCCTGCGCCGGCACACTGCTCGCCACCGCGGTGGCCGCCGCCGGCATCACGGGCCGGACCTCCGTCGTCCTGATCTTCGCCGTACTGGCCGTCGCCCTGTGGCTGCGTCCGCTGAACTACGCCTACTGGGCCGCCGGCATGACCACCGCCCTCTCCCTCCTCCTTGGCTACTTCGGCCAGGACGCGCAGGACCTGCTGCCCACCCGTCTCGGGGCGATCGCGGTCGGCGCGGTCCTGGCGGTCGCGTCGGCCTGCTGCGTTCTGCCGGTCCCGCGCCGCCGCACACCGGCCCCCAGCCCCGCCTGA
- a CDS encoding MarR family winged helix-turn-helix transcriptional regulator, with amino-acid sequence MDHLSYAAQIRRGVVRLNRRLRQERGEGGLSPNQLGVLGHLRRHGAATPGEVAAAERQRPQSLTRVFAELEADGLIARTADSADRRQSVLTLTVEGLRALEWDMAERDAWLAAALGTLNETEREVLRLAGALMDRLADTEPQEPSSGTAELRRPSL; translated from the coding sequence GTGGACCATCTTTCCTATGCCGCCCAGATCCGACGTGGTGTCGTCCGCCTCAATCGGCGGCTGCGGCAGGAGCGGGGCGAGGGCGGCCTCAGTCCGAATCAGCTGGGGGTGCTGGGGCACTTGCGTCGGCACGGGGCGGCGACGCCCGGCGAGGTCGCGGCGGCCGAGCGGCAGCGGCCGCAGTCGTTGACCCGGGTCTTCGCCGAGCTGGAGGCGGACGGGCTGATCGCGCGGACGGCCGACAGCGCGGACCGGCGCCAGTCCGTGCTGACGCTCACCGTGGAGGGGCTGCGGGCGCTGGAGTGGGACATGGCTGAGCGGGATGCCTGGCTGGCGGCGGCGCTCGGCACGTTGAACGAGACCGAGCGCGAGGTGCTGCGGCTGGCAGGGGCGCTGATGGACCGCCTCGCGGATACGGAGCCTCAGGAGCCTTCGTCCGGGACGGCCGAGCTTCGGAGGCCTTCGCTTTAG